The region GCCAAGGAAGCATCAAAAGAAGGCGAAAAGAAGGATAAGGAAAAGGTATGCCCACAATAAATCAATTGATAAGATTCGGAAGGACGCAATTTAAAAATAAGACAAAATCACCGGCACTTCAGGGTTCGCCTCAGAAAAGAGGTGTCTGTCTCCAGGTTAAGACTCAGACGCCGAAAAAACCCAATTCAGCGCTGCGTAAAGTCGCGAGAGTCCGCCTTGTAAACGGCATGGAAGTGACATCCTATATTCCGGGTGAGGGGCACAACCTTCAGGAGCATTCTATAGTCATGATAAGGGGCGGAAGGGTAAAAGACCTGCCGGGCGTAAGGTACCATGTTATAAGAGGTACGCTGGATACTATGGGAGTCGCAAATAGGAAGAAATCCAGGTCAAAATACGGCGCAAAGATGCCTAAACAGTAATGATGGAGAGAAGATGAGAAGAAGAAGGGCGGAAAAAAGAGAATCGATAGCTGATCCCAAATATAACAGCATTCTTTTGACTAAGTTCATAAACATAGTAATGAGTGCGGGAAAAAAATCCAAAGCAGAAAGTATAGTGTATTCCGCGCTTGATATATTGGCGGAAAAGACCGGCAAAAAGCCGCTTGAAATATTTGAAAAGGCATTGAATAATGTGAGGCCGCTGGTGGAAGTCAAGCCGCGCCGTGTGGGAGGCGCTACATACCAGGTCCCTATCGAAGTGCCTCAACAGAGGGGTATGGCCATCGCATTTAGGTGGATACGGGATTTAGCAAGGCAAAGGGCGGGAAAACCCATGGAGGAAAAGCTGGCCGAAGAACTTTTAGATGCGCATAACGGCACAGGGGCCGCCATAAAAAAAAGAGAAGATATGCATAAGATGGCAGAGGCCAATAAGGCATTCAGCCATTACAGATGGTAGTCTACTACGCTCGAAAACGATTCCTGCGAAGCTAAAGGCGAAAGTACTTTAGCGAAGCAGAATCGTGTTCGAGCTTCGTAGGACTAATTCCTGCGTAGCCCAACGCGAAAGCAATTGGGCGGAGCAGAATAATGGGGTAGAAAGTGATAGCGGAGATAATGGAAACAAAAGATTCTGCAGCAAACTTAGGAAAGTTCGTCATAAAAGATACGCGTAATATAGGCGTAGTCGCGCATATAGA is a window of Candidatus Omnitrophota bacterium DNA encoding:
- the rpsL gene encoding 30S ribosomal protein S12, which codes for MPTINQLIRFGRTQFKNKTKSPALQGSPQKRGVCLQVKTQTPKKPNSALRKVARVRLVNGMEVTSYIPGEGHNLQEHSIVMIRGGRVKDLPGVRYHVIRGTLDTMGVANRKKSRSKYGAKMPKQ
- the rpsG gene encoding 30S ribosomal protein S7; translation: MRRRRAEKRESIADPKYNSILLTKFINIVMSAGKKSKAESIVYSALDILAEKTGKKPLEIFEKALNNVRPLVEVKPRRVGGATYQVPIEVPQQRGMAIAFRWIRDLARQRAGKPMEEKLAEELLDAHNGTGAAIKKREDMHKMAEANKAFSHYRW